A portion of the Harpia harpyja isolate bHarHar1 chromosome 15, bHarHar1 primary haplotype, whole genome shotgun sequence genome contains these proteins:
- the LOC128151982 gene encoding interferon-induced very large GTPase 1-like: protein MGSQEDILEDDEKAHLAKRLLAEACEKEGLDDGYWLPKLSQILGVKSREALKHLQYEDYLKLECEVRYPWETKALRKLLELTDSKATFEELQKERLELTKQRQEAAKLALKELKEMRNSRSHSKDVIRQKEEALWQAMEIPKEYWAPPEKSLVDVLESIRKQLEQQELSAGQGQNLSDMEVLRRASGGLALQGIYRTNSLADVLARRDQLIGVPDGFKLASPEQGSLLERKEFSSSAAEATFTKSMEKLGFSISVAAKAGFWGFNVEAGVDYSRSLQSEDTHQSRSEQSYICTTKYQYIPLASCYFQKHQLRLSDAALQELQDIEHLLSITQEADRPHMLKSRCASFFSRFGSHVNQGPLHFGGIFWWKASMEGFRAEQREEVKRQASEALNCYVGASYSGFSVSVGADVDASKSSSQASFQGRDSRSAHTAVQLYVATTGGPSETDSLPQWKSGLVTNNITWHVIDRGFQLIPVWDIILFNHKSDFKSIYEMSSSLRAAYEVLTNHSVGTMFGEELVSAVEEARAFVECVRAWEVSGDERQLLTLIDFKQNLNEKTRNHSVWINVCLSDKALQEFLVNTVLFCEKSPPENTTYIKSLLRCLLDPHVYSVKDFPRSSFIMQWIFHTEHMLPETPNVSELEDLTKTLLQMKEYIQEATYAPETSASAIHEAKIKATLTARLAVYSLLQFLQERAQKDIELLVLLITTSVGYQVERSTFQYLLGCPEINFMINEIQMGHKEYLSLKEQDVYRAQAFLLLTGLTVTSEYKAVSPEQKNERLVFMEDQMKNLWSAEIKTLLEKHSTFKDWEMLESDLHSLISGRLDDTCDDLKKHSIIKDMEDTFQRTEPSSQSNSKSGSSESKANQAIANQEFLHLLKRLGLESHYPRKMGTEDFHIIYKTSLHDSQPSKDNELPFYFLQKLLTVDYRVRYLTCKDDSNPGLAAVPKTTEQEREPSQSFDDFFTDLEEEAPDSATRDSSVHPMDLQMAIFHCADDFMRQYISTKLAFCQFALPLLVPNPCTSQIEFPLWSLSQIKKSWKGSEKSGKQTRINSYKNQLIYQAETPIVSFLRIGSSPSSSKSQILNALLSKQNHDTFFHRHCKGSTKDCLLMKGVVEISWYCPRGSDDDSFDCCVAFCNLHGDARDHEEQLQFLQEISAVNVALISNSDQNDEKGKKILRDLWQSQRPLVCLFTEKENVAAGRSRQNIRIGIKNRNEAKLMGELTKTIRDLLEGSNMLFSLDACLDKARKHGFLVDEDTDACVTAKEKAEALVKLLKKEKSSEIKSQLLPLQGKLWYTWCKKDKELTRLQEKRNKSIEHHRSQIESEKSAIRRKQLEKAFPLNQLMKSVLGFLQSQPADTKKYFLQWMKVFMDDLSSGRLDELKREYHQLWSQILAIKKTNEKNNVKPLLLSQLDALSSEINDSSIGLEHILREIGQIYEALESMNSKDNCCVKLPEIAADLMVSGHPVELMDGDASYVPLRWIGAIFDRLIEKLGDKRVFVLSVLGIQSTGKSTLLNAMFGLQFSVSAGRCTRGAFMQLIKVDEKLQQDLDFDYMLVVDTEGLRAIEMANKQSRNHDNELATFVIGIGNMTLINIFGENPSEMQDVLQIAVQAFLRMKQVNLSPSCLFVHQNVGEITAKEQNMEGQRRLQEKLDEMTVTAAQQEFCDVSCFSDVIRFDVNTHIHYFAHLWEGNPPMAPPNPTYSQNVQELKSKILQAATKESQGSILRLSSLKVRISDLWNALLNENFIFSFKNSVEIAVYKKLETAFSQWTWQLRSHILDLQMKLDNKIRNGDLQKVTTEHLEKLVQGTSDAIMKDMEKYFSEDRDSETLVQWKGSTELKLKELKESLLLETKKKCENLIELKKNQCKLDERKLEYENELLKRSRQLALSLKGQRLSERQLRDNFISLWAGWITEVSSAAPPLEQVDIDVEIEDVLLDHFKEPKLHARIRTFPKHRVFSVDLEKHVAKKNRWAILSMSFEDADVSNIHRITDNIIACVRVNIDKKEKEKRDYNRSFIHEILNEVQKGMNSVPSNAKYSFNKDYRIDLSLYLCRMAAERFKAMHVAFKKANDPAIYLESKREDFFKCFQISCRGATSITIFAVYLCDKIAPALHQAVYERTALAIARDMKGKIPDFNGNRSSLEVCILRYLAEEEDFEDFKEYLNHPEDFLLNYIETCVEMYCLDENRRLEKFLDDSLTHLYESIQSAVFKSTNTVKDRKDREDKISLWLDEFCSALGEVLSLPRRDLKGIEHQEITDIEFLNNAMTEALASLKDRLKEELASADMNSFETQPHTILAEQFAGCWEQCPFCGAVCTSTIPNHSGDHQLVFHRPQVLAGCKWHKTDNLVIDICSSSVASDCLFRIGEDTWIPYKRYRDAGPPYSTWNIPSDPSMQAYWKWFVCHFRTELEECYNGKFHGKGEIPASWQRMTKQEALDELEQL, encoded by the coding sequence ATGGGTTCACAGGAGGACATACTAGAGGATGATGAAAAGGCACATCTTGCTAAAAGACTACTGGCAGAAGCATGTGAGAAAGAAGGACTAGATGATGGATACTGGCTCCCCAAACTGTCGCAGATACTGGGAGTCAAGTCCAGAGAAGCCCTGAAACATCTGCAGTATGAGGACTACCTTAAGCTGGAGTGCGAAGTACGGTACCCCTGGGAAACAAAGGCGCTCCGAAAACTCCTGGAACTAACAGACAGCAAAGCAACTTTTgaggagctgcagaaggagcGCTTGGAGCTAACAAAGCAGAGACAAGAAGCGGCCAAGCTCGCCCTGAAGGAGCTGAAAGAAATGCGCAACAGCCGCAGCCACAGCAAAGATGTTATAAGACAGAAAGAGGAGGCTCTGTGGCAAGCCATGGAGATTCCCAAAGAGTACTGGGCACCACCAGAGAAGTCACTGGTGGATGTGCTGGAGAGCATCCggaagcagctggagcagcaggagctgtcAGCGGGCCAGGGTCAGAACCTCTCCGACATGGAGGTCCTGAGGCGGGCGTCGGGGGGACTGGCCCTGCAGGGCATTTACAGAACGAACAGCCTTGCGGATGTGCTGGCAAGGCGAGACCAGCTCATCGGGGTTCCCGACGGATTCAAGCTCGCCAGTCCAGAGCAAGGGTCGCTGCTTGAGAGGAAGGAgttctcctcctctgcagcagaagCCACTTTCACCAAGTCCATGGAGAAGCTGGGGTTCAGCATCAGCGTTGCTGCCAAAGCCGGGTTCTGGGGGTTTAATGTGGAAGCTGGTGTAGATTACAGCAGGTCCTTGCAGTCAGAGGACACCCACCAGTCCCGCTCTGAGCAGAGCTACATATGCACCACCAAGTACCAGTACATCCCGCTGGCCTCCTGCTACTTCCAAAAGCACCAGCTTCGCCTCTCGGATGCGGCCCTGCAGGAGCTGCAAGACATCGAGCATCTTTTGAGCATCACTCAGGAGGCAGACAGGCCCCACATGCTGAAGAGCAGGTGTGCGAGCTTCTTCAGCAGGTTTGGGTCCCACGTAAACCAGGGTCCCCTCCACTTTGGGGGGATATTCTGGTGGAAGGCATCCATGGAAGGATTCAGAGCTGAGCAGCGGGAAGAGGTGAAGCGACAAGCATCTGAAGCACTGAACTGCTACGTCGGGGCCAGCTACAGCGGCTTCAGTGTCAGCGTGGGAGCGGACGTGGACGCTTCAAAATCCAGCTCACAGGCTTCTTTTCAGGGAAGAGACAGCAGGAGTGCCCACACAGCGGTTCAGCTCTACGTGGCCACCACAGGGGGCCCATCAGAGACAGATTCTCTTCCTCAGTGGAAATCGGGGCTTGTAACTAATAACATAACGTGGCACGTTATCGACCGAGGCTTTCAGCTGATCCCAGTGTGGGATATAATCCTGTTCAATCACAAAAGTGATTTCAAGTCCATCTATGAAATGAGCAGCAGCCTCAGGGCCGCGTACGAGGTGCTAACGAATCACAGCGTCGGCACCATGTTTGGAGAGGAACTGGTCAGTGCAGTGGAAGAGGCCAGAGCTTTCGTGGAGTGCGTGAGGGCCTGGGAGGTGTCAGGGGATGAAAGGCAACTGCTCACGCTGATAGATTTCAAACAGAATCTGAATGAAAAAACCAGAAACCATAGTGTTTGGATCAACGTATGCTTGTCGGACAAAGCACTGCAGGAGTTCCTGGTGAATACCGTTCTGTTTTGCGAGAAGTCACCTCCAGAAAACACCACCTACATCAAGTCTCTGTTGAGGTGCCTCTTGGATCCTCATGTCTATTCTGTCAAGGacttccccaggtcttccttcaTTATGCAATGGATCTTCCATACTGAGCACATGCTTCCCGAAACTCCCAATGTTTCTGAGCTTGAAGATCTCACCAAGACACTGCTGCAAATGAAGGAGTACATCCAGGAAGCCACCTACGCACCCGAAACCTCTGCATCTGCCATTCACGAAGCAAAGATAAAAGCCACCTTGACTGCAAGGCTAGCTGTTTATTCCTTActccagtttctccaggaaagGGCACAGAAAGACATAGAACTGTTGGTGCTCTTAATTACGACCAGCGTGGGATACCAGGTGGAAAGGAGCACTTTTCAGTACCTCCTTGGATGTCCAGAAATTAACTTCATGATAAATGAAATCCAAATGGGACATAAGGAGTATCTGAGTCTGAAGGAGCAAGATGTTTACAGAGCCCAGGCATTCCTGCTGCTGACGGGTCTAACTGTGACATCTGAATATAAGGCGGTGTCCCCTGAGCAGAAGAATGAGCGTTTAGTTTTCATGGAAGATCAGATGAAAAACTTATGGTCCGCAGAAATAAAAACTCTCCTTGAAAAGCACAGTACATTCAAAGACTGGGAGATGCTGGAAAGTGACTTGCATTCCCTCATCAGTGGGCGCTTGGATGACACATGTGACGATCTGAAGAAACACAGTATCATCAAAGATATGGAAGACACTTTCCAAAGAACAGAGCCTTCCAGTCAGTCCAATTCCAAATCAGGCAGCAGCGAATCCAAAGCAAATCAAGCCATTGCAAACCAAGAGTTCCTCCACTTACTTAAGCGCCTTGGACTAGAAAGTCACTATCCAAGAAAAATGGGGACTGAAGATTTCCACATCATATACAAGACATCTTTACATGACAGCCAGCCCAGCAAGGACAATGAACTACCATTTTACTTCTTGCAAAAGCTATTAACTGTGGATTATCGGGTGAGGTACCTGACTTGCAAGGACGACAGCAACCCGGGACTCGCAGCTGTGCCAAAAACCACAGAGCAAGAGCGTGAACCCTCGCAGTCCTTTGATGACTTTTTCACTGATTTGGAGGAAGAAGCCCCTGACTCTGCAACCAGGGACAGTAGTGTGCACCCCATGGACCTCCAGATGGCAATTTTTCATTGCGCTGATGATTTCATGAGACAGTACATTTCAACGAAGCTTGCTTTCTGCCAATTTGCGCTACCTCTCCTGGTACCAAACCCATGCACTTCACAGATAGAGTTCCCCCTCTGGTCCCTCAGCCAAATAAAAAAGAGCTGGAAAGGGTCTGAGAAGTCGGGAAAGCAGACCAGAATTAACAGTTACAAAAACCAACTCATTTACCAGGCAGAGACACCCATTGTGTCCTTCCTACGGATCGGCAgttctccctcctcttccaagTCTCAGATCCTGAATGCTCTGCTGAGCAAACAAAACCATGACACTTTTTTCCACCGACATTGCAAAGGCAGCACCAAAGACTGTTTGCTGATGAAAGGTGTTGTGGAGATCTCCTGGTACTGTCCCCGGGGCAGTGACGATGACAGCTTTGACTGCTGTGTTGCTTTCTGTAACCTGCACGGAGATGCAAGGGATCACGAAGAGCAGCTGCAGTTTTTACAGGAGATCTCTGCTGTGAACGTGGCTCTCATATCCAACTCTGATCAGAATGacgagaaagggaagaaaattttaCGTGACCTGTGGCAGTCGCAAAGGCCTTTGGTTTgtcttttcactgaaaaagagaATGTTGCAGCTGGCCGATCTAGGCAAAACATAAGAATAGGTATCAAGAACAGAAACGAAGCAAAATTAATGGGCGAGCTGACAAAAACAATCAGGGATCTCCTGGAAGGGTCTAACATGCTTTTCAGCCTTGACGCCTGCCTGGACAAAGCTCGCAAGCATGGGTTCTTAGTCGACGAAGATACAGATGCGTGTGTGACAGCCAAAGAAAAGGCAGAGGCGCTGGTGAAGCTTCTGAAGAAAGAGAAGTCGTCTGAGATCAAATCCCAGCTACTGCCTCTTCAAGGAAAACTGTGGTACACGTGGTGCAAAAAGGACAAAGAACTCACTCGCTTGCAGGAAAAGAGGAACAAGAGCATAGAGCATCATCGGAGCCAAATTGAGTCAGAGAAGTCAGCAATAAGAAGAAAGCAACTAGAGAAGGCATTCCCCCTCAATCAGCTGATGAAATCAGTCCTTGGCTTTCTCCAGTCACAGCCAGCAGATACCAAGAAATACTTCCTGCAGTGGATGAAGGTGTTTATGGATGACCTGTCCTCTGGTCGCCTTGACGAACTGAAGAGAGAGTATCACCAGTTATGGTCTCAAATCCTGGCAATAAagaaaaccaatgaaaaaaacaatGTGAAGCCTCTGTTGCTGAGTCAGTTAGATGCCCTCTCCAGTGAAATCAATGATTCATCCATTGGCCTTGAGCATATTTTGAGAGAGATAGGGCAGATTTATGAAGCTCTGGAATCAATGAACTCAAAGGATAACTGTTGTGTCAAACTACCTGAAATTGCAGCTGATCTGATGGTTTCAGGGCATCCTGTCGAGCTGATGGATGGTGATGCTTCTTACGTACCATTACGATGGATCGGAGCAATCTTTGACAGATTAATTGAGAAGCTAGGGGACAAACGAGTATTTGTTCTCTCAGTGCTTGGCATCCAGAGCACAGGGAAGTCAACCCTGTTGAATGCCATGTTTGGTCTTCAGTTTAGCGTCAGTGCAGGGAGGTGCACCCGGGGAGCGTTTATGCAGCTAATTAAAGTGGACGAGAAGCTGCAACAAGATCTGGACTTTGATTACATGCTAGTTGTTGACACAGAGGGACTTCGTGCCATAGAGATGGCCAATAAACAGTCCCGTAATCATGACAATGAGCTGGCCACCTTTGTCATTGGCATCGGCAACATGACTTTGATCAATATCTTTGGAGAAAATCCTTCAGAAATGCAAGATGTCCTTCAGATTGCTGTGCAGGCTTTTCTGAGGATGAAGCAAGTAAATCTTTCCCCAAGCTGCCTGTTTGTACACCAAAATGTGGGAGAAATAACTGCCAAGGAACAGAACATGGAAGGACAAAGACGTCTGCAGGAAAAGTTGGATGAAATGACTGTGACAGCTGCCCAGCAGGAATTCTGTGATGTCTCCTGCTTCAGCGATGTCATCCGCTTTGATGTGAACACCCACATCCATTACTTTGCTCACCTGTGGGAAGGAAACCCCCCAATGGCACCACCCAACCCCACCTACAGCCAGAATGTCCAGGAATTAAAGAGCAAAATTCTCCAAGCTGCCACGAAGGAGTCACAGGGCAGCATTTTGAGGCTCTCAAGCTTGAAAGTTCGTATTAGTGACCTCTGGAATGCTTTGCTGAACGAAAACTTCATTTTCAGCTTCAAGAATTCAGTGGAGATTGCTGTGTACAAGAAACTGGAAACTGCATTTAGTCAGTGGACCTGGCAGCTGAGGAGTCACATCTTAGACTTGCAAATGAAACTGGACAATAAAATTCGGAATGGGGACTTGCAGAAGGTCACCACAGAACACCTTGAAAAACTAGTGCAAGGGACAAGCGATGCCATCATGAAAGACATGGAAAAGTATTTCAGTGAAGACAGAGACTCTGAGACACTGGTCCAGTGGAAAGGCAGCACGGAACTGAAGCTGAAAGAACTAAAAGAGTCTCTTCTTCTTGAAACGAAAAAGAAGTGTGAGAATCTTATTGAACTAAAGAAGAACCAGTGTAAACTGGATGAAAGGAAGTTAGAATATGAAAACGAGCTCCTGAAAAGGAGTAGGCAGTTGGCTCTGTCTCTAAAAGGCCAGAGACTAAGTGAAAGACAACTGAGAGACAACTTTATTTCTCTCTGGGCAGGCTGGATTACTGAAGTCTCCTCTGCTGCTCCCCCTCTGGAACAGGTTGATATCGATGTGGAAATAGAAGATGTCCTTCTAGATCACTTTAAGGAGCCTAAGTTACATGCACGAATCAGGACATTTCCCAAACACAGGGTATTTTCTGTTGACTTGGAGAAACATGTCGCTAAGAAAAACCGTTGGGCCATCTTGAGTATGAGTTTTGAGGATGCTGACGTGAGCAACATACACCGCATTACAGATAACATCATAGCGTGTGTGAGGGTAAACATTgataagaaggaaaaggagaaaagggattATAATCGAAGTTTTATTCATGAAATACTAAATGAAGTACAGAAAGGTATGAACTCTGTCCCTAGCAATGCAAAATATAGTTTTAATAAAGATTACAGAATAGATTTATCACTGTATCTGTGCAGAATGGCAGCAGAAAGGTTTAAAGCCATGCATGTAGCATTCAAAAAAGCAAATGATCCAGCCATCTACCTGGAGAGCAAGAGAGAAgatttctttaaatgtttccAGATTTCCTGCCGAGGAGCCACTTCTATCACAATATTTGCTGTTTACCTGTGTGACAAGATTGCCCCGGCTCTTCACCAGGCGGTCTATGAGAGGACAGCTCTTGCCATAGCTCGAGACATGAAGGGTAAAATCCCAGATTTCAATGGCAATAGATCCTCTCTGGAAGTTTGCATACTGAGATACCTGGCAGAAGAAGAAGATTTTGAGGATTTCAAGGAGTACCTTAATCACCCAGAAGACTTTTTACTGAATTACATTGAGACATGTGTTGAGATGTACTGTTTAGATGAGAACAGGAGGCTGGAGAAGTTTTTAGATGACTCCCTTACTCACCTCTATGAAAGCATCCAGTCAGCTGTTTTTAAATCAACCAACACTGtcaaagacagaaaagacagagaagacaAAATCTCTCTTTGGCTGGATGAATTTTGCAGCGCACTTGGAGAGGTGCTAAGCTTGCCCAGAAGGGACCTGAAAGGCATTGAGCATCAGGAGATAACAGACATAGAGTTCCTGAATAATGCCATGACAGAAGCACTGGCTTCCCTGAAGGATCGTCTCAAGGAAGAGCTTGCTAGTGCTGACATGAACTCATTTGAAACGCAGCCTCACACAATCCTGGCTGAACAgtttgcagggtgctgggagcagtgTCCCTTTTGTGGGGCTGTTTGCACAAGCACCATACCGAATCACAGCGGAGACCATCAGCTTGTCTTCCATCGTCCACAAGTTTTGGCAGGATGCAAGTGGCATAAAACAGACAATCTGGTCATTGATATTTGTTCTAGTAGCGTTGCAAGTGACTGTTTATTCAGGATTGGTGAAGACACATGGATCCCCTACAAGAGATACCGGGATGCAGGACCTCCTTATTCCACTTGGAACATTCCTTCTGATCCATCCATGCAAGCGTACTGGAAATGGTTTGTGTGCCATTTCAGGACAGAGCTAGAAGAATGTTACAATGGGAAATTTCATGGCAAAGGAGAAATCCCTGCTTCATGGCAGCGAATGACAAAGCAAGAAGCGCTTGACGAACTGGAGCAGCTTTAG
- the LOC128152226 gene encoding sterile alpha motif domain-containing protein 12-like codes for MDTRVQDGAEALLEGCPTAEVSEGAQWEQRPAGQWTVAEVGAWLAARSGTRELAELAQEHAVSGRVLLRLTEGTLRRMGVAPRSRRRELLRELLRLRLQQELEELLNIVGE; via the exons ATGGACACACGGGTGCAGGATGGGGCCGAGGCACTGCTGGAAGGATGCCCAACGGCCGAG GTGTCGGAGGGGGCCCAGTGGGAGCAGCGCCCGGCGGGGCAGTGGACGGTGGCGGAGGTGGGTGCCTGGCTGGCTGCGCGGAGCGGGACCCGGGAGCTGGCGGAGCTGGCACAGGAGCACGCCGTCTCGGGCCGGGTCCTGCTGCGGCTGACGGAGGGGACCCTGCGGCGCATGGGGGTGGCCCCGCGGAGCCGGCGCCGGGAGCTGCTGCGGGAACTGCTGCGACTgcggctgcagcaggagctcGAAGAGCTGCTGAACATCGTTGGGG AGTGA